In the genome of Campylobacter sp. RM16189, the window ATGCAGAGGCTTTGAAACAAGAAAAAGTCTTGCAGGCCGAAGCTATAGAGAGAATGGCTGATGCTAAAAAATATGAGCAAATAGCGATCGCGCAAGGTCAAAAAGATGCTATGGATATGATAAATGAGAGTATGGAAAAAAATGCCAATGCAGCAGAGTTTTTGCTGGCTCGAGACCGCGTAGTAGCCTTTAATGAGCTTGCAAAAAATAGTAGCAAGGATAAAATTTTAGTACCTTATGAGGCAACTGAGCTAATCGGAGCCATTAGTGTTTTAAAGAACTTTGTAGGCACTAAGAAAAGTTGAAATTTAGGAAAATAAAATGATATCTCCGTTTTTAGTCTTAGCTTTAGGTGTATTTTTGATAGTAGCCGAGCTACTTATAGGCTCATTTTTTATAATGTTTTTTGGCCTTGGGTTTTTGATAGTAGGATTTTTTGGATTTTTTATAGATATGCTCTGGTATCATCAAATTTTACTTGCAGCTATTATATCCGTCATCCTGCTTTTTACCCTAAAAAAGCCTATAAAAGAGAAATTTTATAGCTCAAAAAATGAGGTTAAGGATGATTTTTTAAACGAAAGTGGAATCGGCGAGGTAAAAGAGGGTAAGATTTACTTCAAAGGAACTCTTTGGAATTACGATGGAGAGCTAAAAGAAGGAGAAAAGGTTCAGATAATTGGCACAAAAGGAAATAAGGTTATATTGAAATAGCTATTCGTTTTATAATTTTAGTTATTCTTATGTTAAAGATATTAAAAGAATATAAAATGTTACTGCCAATTTATATTGTACTTTAGTACAATAGATTTTTATTGGCTATAAATGTATAATGTTGATAAATTAAAATGAAAAGGAGATTTTATGGTAACTATTAACGGAGTCGTAAAACAAATTTCAGGCAAAGTTTTGGCAGTAGACGCTAA includes:
- a CDS encoding NfeD family protein; this encodes MISPFLVLALGVFLIVAELLIGSFFIMFFGLGFLIVGFFGFFIDMLWYHQILLAAIISVILLFTLKKPIKEKFYSSKNEVKDDFLNESGIGEVKEGKIYFKGTLWNYDGELKEGEKVQIIGTKGNKVILK